From Pan paniscus chromosome 9, NHGRI_mPanPan1-v2.0_pri, whole genome shotgun sequence, the proteins below share one genomic window:
- the LOC100978318 gene encoding glycine N-acyltransferase-like protein 1 isoform X1 codes for MILLNNSHKLLALYKSLARSIPESLKVYGSVYHINHGNPFNMEVLVDSWPEYQMVIIRPQKQEMTDDMDSYTNVYRMFSKEPQKSEEVLKNCEIVNWKQRLQIQGFQESLGEGIRVATFSKSVTVEHSRALLLVTEDILKLNASSKSKLGSWAETGHPDDEFESETPNFKYAQLDVSYSGLVNDNWKRGKNERSLHYIKRCIEDLPAACMLGPEGVPVSWVTMDPSCEVGMAYSMEKYRRTGNMARVMVRYMKYLRQKNIPFYISVLEENEDSRRFVGQFGFFEASCEWHQWTCYPQNLVPF; via the exons ATGATCCTACTGAATAACTCCCATAAGCTGCTGGCCCTATACAAATCCTTGGCCAGGAGCATCCCTGAGTCCCTGAAG GTGTATGGCTCTGTGTATCACATCAATCACGGGAACCCCTTCAACATGGAGGTGCTCGTGGATTCCTGGCCTGAATATCAGATGGTTATTATCCGGCCTCAAAAGCAG GAGATGACTGATGACATGGATTCATACACAAACGTATATCGTATGTTCTCCAAAGAGCCTCAAAAATCAGaagaagttttgaaaaattgTGAGATCGTAAACTGGAAACAGAGACTCCAAATCCAAG GTTTTCAAGAAAGTTTAGGTGAGGGGATAAGAGTGGCTACATTTTCAAAGTCAGTGACAGTAGAGCATTCGAGAGCACTCCTCTTGGTTACGGAAGATATTCTGAAGCTCAATGCCTCCAGTAAAAGCAAGCTTGGAAGCTGGGCTGAGACAGGCCACCCAGATGATGAATTTGAAAG TGAAACTCCCAACTTTAAGTATGCCCAGCTGGATGTCTCTTATTCTGGGCTGGTAAATGACAACTGGAAGCGAGGGAAGAATGAGAGGAGCCTGCATTACATCAAGCGCTGCATAGAAGACCTGCCAGCAGCCTGTATGCTCGGCCCAGAGGGAGTCCCGGTCTCATGGGTAACCATGGACCCTTCTTGTGAAGTAGGAATGGCCTACAGCATGGAAAAATACCGAAGGACAGGCAACATGGCACGAGTGATGGTGCGATACATGAAATATCTGCGTCAGAAGAATATTCCATTTTACATCTCTGTGTTGGAAGAAAATGAAGACTCCCGCAGATTTGTGGGGCAGTTTGGTTTCTTTGAAGCCTCCTGTGAGTGGCACCAATGGACCTGCTACCCACAGAATCTAGTTCCATTTTAG
- the LOC100978318 gene encoding glycine N-acyltransferase-like protein 1 isoform X2, giving the protein MEVLVDSWPEYQMVIIRPQKQEMTDDMDSYTNVYRMFSKEPQKSEEVLKNCEIVNWKQRLQIQGFQESLGEGIRVATFSKSVTVEHSRALLLVTEDILKLNASSKSKLGSWAETGHPDDEFESETPNFKYAQLDVSYSGLVNDNWKRGKNERSLHYIKRCIEDLPAACMLGPEGVPVSWVTMDPSCEVGMAYSMEKYRRTGNMARVMVRYMKYLRQKNIPFYISVLEENEDSRRFVGQFGFFEASCEWHQWTCYPQNLVPF; this is encoded by the exons ATGGAGGTGCTCGTGGATTCCTGGCCTGAATATCAGATGGTTATTATCCGGCCTCAAAAGCAG GAGATGACTGATGACATGGATTCATACACAAACGTATATCGTATGTTCTCCAAAGAGCCTCAAAAATCAGaagaagttttgaaaaattgTGAGATCGTAAACTGGAAACAGAGACTCCAAATCCAAG GTTTTCAAGAAAGTTTAGGTGAGGGGATAAGAGTGGCTACATTTTCAAAGTCAGTGACAGTAGAGCATTCGAGAGCACTCCTCTTGGTTACGGAAGATATTCTGAAGCTCAATGCCTCCAGTAAAAGCAAGCTTGGAAGCTGGGCTGAGACAGGCCACCCAGATGATGAATTTGAAAG TGAAACTCCCAACTTTAAGTATGCCCAGCTGGATGTCTCTTATTCTGGGCTGGTAAATGACAACTGGAAGCGAGGGAAGAATGAGAGGAGCCTGCATTACATCAAGCGCTGCATAGAAGACCTGCCAGCAGCCTGTATGCTCGGCCCAGAGGGAGTCCCGGTCTCATGGGTAACCATGGACCCTTCTTGTGAAGTAGGAATGGCCTACAGCATGGAAAAATACCGAAGGACAGGCAACATGGCACGAGTGATGGTGCGATACATGAAATATCTGCGTCAGAAGAATATTCCATTTTACATCTCTGTGTTGGAAGAAAATGAAGACTCCCGCAGATTTGTGGGGCAGTTTGGTTTCTTTGAAGCCTCCTGTGAGTGGCACCAATGGACCTGCTACCCACAGAATCTAGTTCCATTTTAG